One Nostoc sp. CENA543 genomic window, CAACGTGCTGAACAAGAAAAACAGCGTGCTGAACAAGAAAAACAGCGTGCTGAACAAGAAATGCAACGTGCTGAACAAGAAAAACAGCGTGCTGAACAAGAAATGCAACGTGCTGAACAAGAAAAACAACGCAGCGATCGCTTGGAGGCGAAGCTGCGAGAATTAGGTATAGATCCAAATACTATTTAATTTTCCAGGGTTATCTACTGTTCGTCAGGAAAAACCCATTTCGGTGGTTCTGTCATTTTCCGCTTGAGACGTTCTTCCGCAATTTGTAGCATTCTATCCAAAGAAGTCTCAGCGATAAATTTTGATGCGGCTTCTCTATACTCAATGTTTGGGCATTTATCCCCTAAAACACAACCGTTAATGCAGGCTTGCGCGCAGTTAATTTTCTGCTCCACTGTCAATTCCTCTCTGACTCTAAAATAGGGACTGGTGATTGGGGACTGGGGACTGGGGACTAGGAAAAGTAGATTTTGGTTCTTTTGTTGTGATTTTCTACTTTACAGATAGATTTTACCTTGCTGTATGATCTCAAATTAGTCTAAATACTTACCATTTGAGAATAAAGGCTAGTCAATAGTTTTTCCTTGACTTCTCCTACACCCTTATACGCCCACACCCTTACACCCTTCCCCCTATGTCTCAACAATTCGCCACGACTGGAACTATTGCTGCGATCGCTACGGCTGTTGTCCCCCAACAGGGTAGTGTGGGTATTGTGCGGGTGTCTGGTGTTGAAGCCATGACTATTGCTCACACTGTGTTTTATGCGCCAGGGCGACAAGTTTGGGAAAGTCACCGGATTCTCTACGGCTACATTCGCCATCCCCAAACACAACAGCTTGTCGATGAGGCTTTGTTACTCATCATGAAAGCACCCCGTTCTTACACCCGTGAGGATGTGGTGGAATTCCATTGTCATGGCGGAATTATGGCTGTGCAGCAAGTGTTGCAACTTTGTTTAGAAAATGGTGCAAGATTGGCACAGCCTGGAGAATTTACCCTGCGCGCCTTTTTGAATGGCAGATTAGATTTAACCCAAGCAGAAAGTATTGCTGATTTAGTCGGTGCGAAATCACTTCAGGCGGCTCAAACTGCTCTAGCTGGTTTACAGGGAAAATTAGCTCATCCCATCCGACAATTACGCGCTAACTGTCTGGATATTTTGGCAGAAATTGAGGCTCGTATCGATTTTGAGGAAGACTTGCCTCCGTTGGATGATAAACAGATAATAGCAGATATTGAGCGCATTGCCGCAGAAATTACCAAATTATTAGCCACAAAAGATAAAGGTGAACTGCTGCGTACAGGGTTAAAAGTAGCAATTGTGGGTCGTCCGAATGTGGGCAAATCCAGCTTGTTGAATGCTTGGAGTCAGAGCGATCGCGCCATTGTTACTGACTTACCTGGCACAACTCGCGATGTCGTAGAGTCACAGCTTGTGGTGGGGGGAATTCCCATACAGGTGCTAGATACAGCAGGCATTCGGGAAACAGCCGACCGAGTAGAAAAAATAGGGGTTGAGCGATCGCGCCAAGCCGCCAACACAGCAGATTTAGTCTTGTTCACCATCGATGCTGCTACAGGTTGGACAGATGAAGACCAAGAAATTTACGCACAAGTACAACACCGTCCATTAATTTTAGTAATGAATAAAATCGACTTAGTAAAACAGCAATTCATTAACTCTGTAGAATCTGCCCACAATATTACTCACATTGTCCACACAGCCGCCGCCCAAAATCAAGGCATTGATGCTCTAGAAACCGCAATTTTAGATATAGTTCAAGCCGGTAAAGTACAAGCGGCTGATATGGATTTAGCGATTAATCAAAGACAAGCTGCTGCACTTACTCAAGCTAAGGTTTCTCTAACGCAAGTACAAGCCACAATTAACCAGCAACTACCTTTAGACTTTTGGACAATTGATTTAAGAGGTGCAATTCAAGCACTAGGAGAAATCACTGGCGAAGAAGTAACTGAATCTGTTCTTGATAGAATTTTCAGTAGATTTTGTATTGGTAAGTAAATTATAAACCCACAAAAATACACATCCCTATATGACCATACAGCATATATATGTGTATTAGAAGAATGTAAATATTTTAACTTATTTATGATGTATCACGTAAATGTCAAGTAATACTGATAATTTGCTTTAAAAGCTATATTTTGTTCTCACTGTAATTTTTCTGTTTTGAATATATTGTATACTGTCAGTAGAGAGTACGTATATCTTCATTACAACATGAAAATATCTTAAATTCTTAATATTAAATTCATAATTATAGTAATATCGCGTTTCTAATAAAAAAAGCTTCTGGTTATATATTTTTTTGAAAAATAAATAAGTTAGGTTAGCGTAGGTGCAATAGTATGAAAATGACTTCATCTAAGATATTCTCCAAAGTTGCTATAGCTTTAACTGCTTTTTCATCAGGATTAATCTTATCTACACCAGTAGATGCTAATGAGGTGCAGCAGATTCCTAGTAGTTACATCAACATCAGGGAAACAACGTTTTTCACTCAAGGAAGAGAGAAATTTGAAGCAGAAATTAGATTTTTAACAAAAATAAATCAGAAATTAACGGACAATATTTTGAAATATGATCCACAAATACCCAAGCAACAAGAAAAACTATTCCTCCAAAAAAAATCTCAGTCATTTCAGGATGATTCTAATGTAAATAAATCAATATCATTGATGTATTGATAGCATTAGACTTCCATTTAAAATAAATAACAATACAAGTACACATTTAAAAAAAAATGTGTACTTTTAAAGTATGGTTGTTCTATTTTATTTTTAAACAGATAGGTAGATATAGCAGTCCTAAATCATCATGAGACACAAGATCCCCGACTTCTTTGAGAAGTCGGGGATCTGGACACCGCGAGTTCTCACAAATCAGATAGGACTGCTATAAGTGGGGTGTGTTAGGGTGTAATAACGCACCTCTTAAAAACCTAAAAAAATAGCAGCCGTATTATGTTTGATAATATTCCAGTTAAAGTTCTCGGTTGTTTAAAACCAGGAGAGATTACAGTCATCGCATTACCCGGTGTTGGTATGGGGGACTTCCAACTTAAAAAATATACTATCACTGTGTAGGCAGAGGGGCAGGGGGCAGGGAGCAGGGGGAAAAATAACGATGTCTTCTCTGGGAAATTGGATAATTTATTTTCTGGAAGTCCCTGGTAGACGGAGGTATTTTATGGGAAATACCAACGGAAATGATTCCCATATTCCTCAGAATGCCCAATAGTGAATTTATAGTAATTTGTGATAGACAAAGTGGTAATTTTATAGAGATACTACCTAAATCATAAATTAATATTCATATGTCTTATTTTGCTGAAATTAATCA contains:
- the mnmE gene encoding tRNA uridine-5-carboxymethylaminomethyl(34) synthesis GTPase MnmE, with the translated sequence MSQQFATTGTIAAIATAVVPQQGSVGIVRVSGVEAMTIAHTVFYAPGRQVWESHRILYGYIRHPQTQQLVDEALLLIMKAPRSYTREDVVEFHCHGGIMAVQQVLQLCLENGARLAQPGEFTLRAFLNGRLDLTQAESIADLVGAKSLQAAQTALAGLQGKLAHPIRQLRANCLDILAEIEARIDFEEDLPPLDDKQIIADIERIAAEITKLLATKDKGELLRTGLKVAIVGRPNVGKSSLLNAWSQSDRAIVTDLPGTTRDVVESQLVVGGIPIQVLDTAGIRETADRVEKIGVERSRQAANTADLVLFTIDAATGWTDEDQEIYAQVQHRPLILVMNKIDLVKQQFINSVESAHNITHIVHTAAAQNQGIDALETAILDIVQAGKVQAADMDLAINQRQAAALTQAKVSLTQVQATINQQLPLDFWTIDLRGAIQALGEITGEEVTESVLDRIFSRFCIGK